Proteins from one Escherichia coli genomic window:
- the yeaL gene encoding DUF441 domain-containing protein: MFDVTLLILLGLAALGFISHNTTVAVSILVLIIVRVTPLSTFFPWIEKQGLSIGIIILTIGVMAPIASGTLPPSTLIHSFLNWKSLVAIAVGVIVSWLGGRGVTLMGSQPQLVAGLLVGTVLGVALFRGVPVGPLIAAGLVSLIVGKQ; encoded by the coding sequence ATGTTTGATGTCACTTTGCTGATCCTGCTCGGGTTAGCTGCGCTGGGCTTTATCAGTCATAACACCACTGTCGCCGTTTCAATTCTGGTGTTGATCATTGTCCGCGTCACACCGTTAAGCACCTTTTTCCCGTGGATTGAAAAACAGGGGCTAAGTATCGGGATAATCATTCTGACTATTGGCGTTATGGCCCCCATCGCCAGCGGGACGCTACCGCCCTCAACCCTGATTCACTCGTTTCTGAACTGGAAATCGCTGGTGGCAATTGCAGTAGGCGTTATTGTCTCCTGGCTAGGTGGGCGCGGCGTGACGTTAATGGGCAGCCAGCCGCAACTGGTCGCCGGGCTGCTGGTGGGCACTGTTTTGGGCGTGGCGCTATTTCGCGGCGTACCGGTTGGCCCGCTTATTGCCGCGGGTCTGGTTTCGCTGATTGTGGGGAAACAGTAG
- the leuE gene encoding leucine efflux protein LeuE, which translates to MFAEYGVLNYWTYLVGAIFIVLVPGPNTLFVLKNSVSSGIKGGYLAACGVFIGDAVLMFLAWAGVATLIKTTPILFNIVRYLGAFYLLYLGSKILYATLKGKNSEVKSDEPQYGAIFKRALILSLTNPKAILFYVSFFVQFIDVNAPHTGISFFILATTLELVSFCYLSFLIISGAFVTQYIRTKKKLAKVGNSLIGLMFVGFAARLATLQS; encoded by the coding sequence GTGTTCGCTGAATACGGGGTACTGAATTACTGGACCTATCTGGTTGGAGCCATTTTTATTGTGTTGGTGCCAGGGCCAAATACCCTGTTTGTACTCAAAAATAGCGTCAGTAGCGGTATCAAAGGCGGCTATCTTGCGGCCTGTGGCGTATTTATTGGCGATGCAGTATTGATGTTTCTGGCATGGGCCGGAGTGGCGACATTAATTAAAACCACCCCGATATTATTCAACATTGTACGTTATCTTGGTGCGTTTTATTTGCTCTACCTGGGGAGTAAAATTCTCTACGCGACCCTGAAGGGTAAAAATAGCGAGGTCAAATCCGACGAGCCCCAATACGGAGCCATCTTTAAGCGCGCGTTAATTTTGAGCCTGACTAATCCGAAAGCCATTTTGTTCTATGTGTCGTTTTTTGTACAGTTTATCGATGTTAATGCTCCACATACGGGAATTTCATTCTTTATTCTGGCGACGACGCTGGAACTGGTGAGTTTCTGCTATTTGAGCTTCCTGATTATTTCTGGTGCTTTTGTCACGCAGTACATACGTACCAAAAAGAAACTGGCTAAAGTGGGCAACTCACTGATTGGTTTGATGTTTGTGGGTTTCGCCGCCCGACTGGCGACGCTCCAGTCCTGA
- the yeaR gene encoding DUF1971 domain-containing protein YeaR — MLQIPQNYIHTRSTPFWNKQTAPAGIFERHLDKGTRPGVYPRLSVMHGAVKYLGYADEHSAEPDQVILIEAGQFAVFPPEKWHNIEAMTDDTYFNIDFFVAPEVLMEGAQQRKVIHNGK, encoded by the coding sequence ATGCTGCAAATCCCACAGAATTATATTCATACGCGCTCAACGCCTTTCTGGAATAAACAAACTGCGCCTGCCGGAATATTCGAACGTCATCTTGATAAAGGAACGCGCCCAGGGGTATACCCACGCCTTTCCGTTATGCATGGGGCGGTCAAATATCTCGGCTACGCTGATGAACACAGTGCAGAGCCTGATCAGGTGATCCTTATCGAAGCGGGGCAGTTTGCGGTGTTTCCGCCAGAAAAGTGGCACAACATTGAAGCCATGACTGACGACACTTATTTCAACATTGACTTCTTCGTTGCTCCTGAAGTCCTGATGGAAGGCGCGCAACAACGAAAAGTCATTCATAACGGGAAATGA
- the yeaK gene encoding mischarged aminoacyl-tRNA deacylase, with protein sequence MTEMAKGSVTHQRLIALLSQEGADFRVVTHEAVGKCEAVSEIRGTALGQGAKALVCKVKGNGVNQHVLAILAADQQADLSQLASHIGGLRASLASPAEVDELTGCVFGAIPPFSFHPKLKLVADPLLFERFDEIAFNAGMLDKSVILKTADYLRIAQPELVNFRRTA encoded by the coding sequence ATGACTGAAATGGCTAAAGGAAGCGTGACGCATCAGCGGTTAATCGCTTTATTATCACAAGAAGGAGCTGACTTCCGCGTCGTTACCCATGAGGCGGTAGGTAAATGCGAAGCGGTGTCAGAAATTCGTGGCACCGCTTTAGGCCAGGGGGCTAAGGCACTGGTATGTAAAGTCAAAGGCAATGGCGTGAATCAACATGTTCTGGCGATCCTCGCTGCCGATCAACAGGCCGATCTGAGCCAACTCGCCAGTCATATAGGCGGATTACGCGCTTCGTTGGCCAGTCCTGCGGAAGTCGATGAACTGACAGGCTGTGTCTTTGGCGCGATCCCCCCTTTCAGCTTCCATCCAAAACTCAAACTGGTTGCCGATCCCCTACTCTTCGAACGATTTGATGAAATCGCCTTCAATGCAGGCATGCTGGATAAATCCGTTATTTTGAAAACCGCGGATTATTTGCGCATTGCGCAACCAGAACTGGTCAATTTCCGCCGCACTGCGTAA
- the yeaO gene encoding DUF488 domain-containing protein, whose product MNIQCKRVYDPAEQSDGYRVLVDRLWPRGIKKTDLALDEWDKEITPSTELRKAFHGEVVDFATFREQYLAELTQHEQEGKRLADIAKKQPLTLLYSAKNTTQNHALVLADWLRSL is encoded by the coding sequence ATGAATATTCAGTGCAAACGCGTTTATGATCCGGCTGAACAGAGCGATGGTTATCGCGTACTGGTCGACCGCCTCTGGCCACGCGGTATCAAAAAAACCGATTTAGCCCTTGATGAGTGGGATAAAGAAATCACGCCGTCAACGGAACTGCGCAAAGCCTTTCACGGCGAAGTCGTCGATTTTGCAACCTTTCGCGAGCAATATCTTGCAGAACTGACGCAACACGAGCAAGAAGGAAAGCGGCTGGCAGACATCGCCAAAAAACAGCCGCTAACCCTGCTCTACTCAGCAAAAAACACCACGCAGAACCATGCACTGGTGCTGGCCGACTGGCTACGTAGCTTGTGA
- the dgcP gene encoding diguanylate cyclase DgcP has protein sequence MSDQIIARVSQSLAKEQSLESLVRQLLEMLEMVTDMESTYLTKVDVEARLQHIMFARNSQKMHIPENFTVSWDYSLCKRAIDENCFFSDEVPDRWGDCIAARNLGITTFLSTPIHLPDGSFYGTLCAASSEKRQWSERAEQVLQLFAGLIAQYIQKEALVEQLREANAALIAQSYTDSLTGLPNRRAIFENLTTLFSLARHLNHKIMIAFIDLDNFKLINDRFGHNSGDLFLIQVGERLNTLQQNGEVIGRLGGDEFLVVSLNNENADIPSLRERIQQQIRGEYHLGDVDLYYPGASLGIVEVDPETTDADSALHAADIAMYQEKKHKQKTPFVAHPALHS, from the coding sequence GTGTCAGATCAGATTATCGCCCGCGTCTCGCAATCCCTTGCCAAAGAACAGTCACTGGAAAGCCTGGTCCGACAGCTTCTGGAGATGCTGGAAATGGTCACTGATATGGAATCAACCTACCTGACCAAAGTGGATGTCGAAGCGCGCCTGCAGCATATAATGTTTGCCCGTAACAGCCAGAAAATGCACATCCCGGAGAATTTTACCGTCTCGTGGGATTACTCGTTATGCAAACGCGCCATTGATGAAAACTGCTTTTTCAGCGATGAAGTCCCCGACCGTTGGGGCGACTGTATTGCGGCACGAAATCTTGGCATCACCACATTTCTGAGCACGCCAATTCACTTACCGGATGGATCATTCTATGGCACGCTTTGCGCCGCCAGCAGTGAGAAGCGCCAGTGGAGTGAACGCGCGGAACAGGTTTTGCAGTTATTCGCCGGACTGATTGCACAATATATTCAAAAAGAGGCGCTGGTTGAACAGCTGCGCGAAGCCAATGCCGCACTGATTGCGCAATCGTATACCGACTCGTTAACCGGGCTACCGAATCGGCGGGCGATTTTTGAAAACCTGACGACGCTGTTTTCTCTTGCGAGGCATCTTAACCATAAGATAATGATCGCATTTATCGATCTGGATAACTTCAAATTAATCAATGATCGTTTTGGTCATAATAGTGGCGATCTGTTTCTTATTCAGGTTGGCGAGCGCCTTAATACGCTCCAGCAAAATGGCGAAGTTATTGGTCGTCTCGGCGGTGATGAGTTTTTGGTTGTTTCACTGAACAATGAGAATGCAGATATTCCATCGCTGCGAGAACGTATTCAACAGCAAATACGCGGAGAATATCACTTAGGTGATGTTGATTTGTATTATCCTGGTGCCAGTCTTGGCATAGTAGAAGTCGATCCTGAAACGACCGATGCAGACAGCGCCCTGCATGCTGCCGATATCGCGATGTATCAGGAGAAAAAACACAAACAGAAAACCCCTTTTGTCGCGCATCCAGCGCTACATTCCTGA
- the yeaQ gene encoding GlsB/YeaQ/YmgE family stress response membrane protein, whose protein sequence is MGILSWIIFGLIAGILAKWIMPGKDGGGFFMTILLGIVGAVVGGWISTLFGFGKVDGFNFGSFVVAVIGAIVVLFIYRKIKS, encoded by the coding sequence ATGGGCATTCTGTCATGGATTATTTTTGGGCTTATTGCCGGTATTCTGGCGAAGTGGATCATGCCAGGTAAAGATGGTGGTGGATTCTTTATGACTATCCTGCTGGGGATAGTCGGTGCCGTAGTCGGCGGATGGATCAGCACGCTGTTTGGCTTTGGTAAAGTCGATGGCTTCAATTTTGGCAGCTTCGTGGTTGCCGTTATTGGCGCGATTGTCGTGCTGTTTATCTACAGAAAGATTAAAAGTTAA
- the yoaJ gene encoding protein YoaJ has translation MKKTTIIMMGVAIIVVLGTELGWW, from the coding sequence ATGAAAAAAACAACGATTATTATGATGGGTGTGGCGATTATTGTCGTACTCGGCACTGAGCTGGGATGGTGGTAA
- the nimR gene encoding DNA-binding transcriptional regulator NimR, with protein MMHRLNLNGYEPDRHHEAAVAFCIHAGTDELTSPVHQHRKGQLILALHGAITCTVENALWMVPPQYAVWIPGGVEHSNQVTANAELCFLFIEPSAVTMPTTCCTLKISPLCRELILTLANRTTTQRAEPMTRRLIQVLFDELPQQPQQQLHLPVSSHPKIRTMVEMMAKEPVEWGSLGQWAGFFAMSERNLARLIVKETGLSFRQWRQQLQLIMALQGLVKGDTVQKVAHTLGYDSTTAFITMFKKGLGQTPGRYIAGLTTVSPQSAKPDPRQ; from the coding sequence ATGATGCACAGGTTGAATCTCAATGGCTATGAACCCGACCGACACCATGAAGCCGCGGTCGCATTTTGTATTCACGCCGGAACGGATGAGTTAACCAGTCCTGTACATCAGCACCGCAAAGGGCAGCTGATACTGGCGCTACATGGTGCAATTACCTGTACGGTGGAAAATGCTTTGTGGATGGTGCCGCCGCAATATGCGGTTTGGATACCGGGAGGGGTGGAACATAGCAATCAAGTGACAGCTAACGCTGAACTCTGTTTTTTGTTTATAGAGCCCAGCGCAGTGACAATGCCGACAACATGTTGCACATTGAAAATATCGCCCTTATGCCGGGAATTAATTTTAACCCTGGCAAACAGGACGACGACTCAGCGTGCTGAGCCGATGACCCGCAGATTAATTCAGGTCCTGTTTGATGAACTCCCTCAGCAGCCACAACAACAGCTGCACCTGCCCGTTTCTTCTCATCCTAAAATCCGCACGATGGTGGAGATGATGGCGAAAGAGCCCGTCGAGTGGGGCTCATTGGGGCAATGGGCTGGCTTTTTTGCGATGAGTGAACGCAATCTTGCCCGGCTGATAGTGAAAGAGACGGGGTTGAGTTTTCGCCAGTGGCGTCAGCAGTTACAGCTGATTATGGCGCTTCAGGGATTAGTGAAAGGCGATACTGTACAGAAAGTTGCTCATACGCTGGGGTATGATTCAACAACGGCCTTTATTACTATGTTTAAGAAAGGCCTGGGGCAAACGCCAGGCCGATATATTGCGGGATTAACTACTGTTTCCCCACAATCAGCGAAACCAGACCCGCGGCAATAA
- the dmlA gene encoding multifunctional D-malate/3-isopropylmalate/tartarate dehydrogenase produces MMKTMRIAAIPGDGIGKEVLPEGIRVLQAAAERWGFALSFEQMEWASCEYYSHHGKMMPDDWHEQLSRFDAIYFGAVGWPDTVPDHISLWGSLLKFRREFDQYVNLRPVRLFPGVPCPLAGKQPGDIDFYVVRENTEGEYSSLGGRVNEGTEHEVVIQESVFTRRGVDRILRYAFELAQSRPRKTLTSATKSNGLAISMPYWDERVEAMAENYPEIRWDKQHIDILCARFVMQPERFDVVVASNLFGDILSDLGPACTGTIGIAPSANLNPERTFPSLFEPVHGSAPDIYGKNIANPIATIWAGAMMLDFLGNGDERFQQAHNGILAAIEEVIAHGPKTPDMKGNATTPQVADAICKIILR; encoded by the coding sequence ATGATGAAAACGATGCGTATTGCTGCGATCCCGGGAGACGGGATTGGCAAAGAAGTCCTTCCTGAAGGGATTCGCGTGTTACAGGCTGCCGCTGAGCGCTGGGGCTTCGCCTTGAGTTTTGAGCAAATGGAGTGGGCGAGCTGCGAGTATTACAGCCATCACGGTAAAATGATGCCGGACGACTGGCATGAGCAACTTAGCCGTTTCGACGCCATCTATTTTGGTGCCGTCGGCTGGCCGGATACCGTTCCGGACCATATTTCGTTGTGGGGTTCGCTGCTGAAATTTCGTCGTGAGTTCGACCAGTACGTCAACCTGCGCCCGGTTCGTCTCTTTCCTGGCGTTCCCTGCCCGCTGGCGGGAAAACAGCCTGGCGACATCGATTTTTACGTGGTCAGGGAAAACACCGAAGGCGAATATTCCTCGCTCGGCGGTAGAGTGAATGAAGGTACAGAGCATGAAGTCGTCATTCAGGAATCGGTATTTACTCGTCGTGGTGTCGATCGTATTTTGCGCTATGCCTTTGAACTTGCGCAAAGCCGCCCACGTAAGACGCTAACTTCTGCCACTAAATCGAACGGTTTAGCCATCAGCATGCCGTACTGGGATGAGCGAGTGGAAGCAATGGCTGAGAATTACCCGGAGATCCGCTGGGACAAGCAGCATATTGACATTCTCTGCGCACGTTTTGTGATGCAGCCGGAACGCTTCGATGTGGTAGTGGCGTCCAATTTGTTTGGCGATATCCTTTCCGATCTTGGCCCGGCCTGCACCGGCACCATTGGCATTGCCCCATCCGCCAACCTGAATCCGGAACGCACTTTCCCGTCGCTCTTCGAGCCAGTCCACGGTTCCGCGCCGGATATCTACGGGAAAAATATTGCTAACCCTATCGCCACGATTTGGGCCGGTGCAATGATGCTCGATTTTCTCGGCAATGGCGATGAGCGTTTCCAGCAAGCGCATAACGGTATTCTGGCCGCGATTGAAGAAGTGATTGCTCACGGGCCGAAAACACCTGATATGAAAGGCAATGCCACCACGCCACAGGTTGCCGACGCGATTTGCAAAATTATTTTGCGTTAA
- the yoaG gene encoding DUF1869 domain-containing protein, which yields MGKATYTVTVTNNSNGVSVDYETETPMTLLVPEVAAEVIKDLVNTVRSYDTENEHDVCGW from the coding sequence ATGGGCAAAGCAACGTATACCGTGACCGTCACCAATAACAGTAATGGCGTTTCTGTCGATTATGAAACAGAGACGCCGATGACTTTGCTGGTGCCAGAAGTGGCGGCTGAAGTGATAAAAGATCTGGTGAATACCGTGCGTTCTTATGACACGGAAAACGAACATGATGTTTGTGGTTGGTAA
- the dgcJ gene encoding diguanylate cyclase DgcJ: protein MKLHHRMLRHFIAASVIVLTSSFLIFELVASDRAMSAYLRYIVQRADSSFLYDKYQNQSIAAHVMRALAAEQSEVSPEQRRAICEAFESANNTHGLNLTAHKYPGLRGTLQTASTDCDTIVEAAALLPAFDQAVEGNRHQDDYGSGLGMAEEKFHYYLDLNDRYVYFYEPVNVEYFAMNNWSFLQSGSIGIDRKDIEKVFTGRTVLSSIYQDQRTKQNVMSLLTPVYVAGQLKGIVLLDINKNNLRNIFYTHDRPLLWRFLNVTLTDTDSGRDIIINQSEDNLFQYVSYVHDLPGGIRVSLSIDILYFITSSWKSVLFWILTALILLNMVRMHFRLYQNVSRENISDAMTGLYNRKILTPELEQRLQKLVQSGSSVMFIAIDMDKLKQINDTLGHQEGDLAITLLAQAIKQSIRKSDYAIRLGGDEFCIILVDSTPQIAAQLPERIEKRLQHIAPQKEIGFSSGIYAMKENDTLHDAYKASDERLYVNKQNKNSRS from the coding sequence ATGAAATTGCACCATAGAATGCTCCGGCATTTTATCGCCGCAAGTGTCATTGTGCTGACATCTTCCTTCCTTATTTTTGAACTTGTCGCCAGCGACAGAGCAATGAGTGCCTATCTGCGCTATATCGTGCAGAGAGCAGATTCCTCCTTTCTTTATGATAAGTATCAGAATCAGAGTATTGCCGCGCATGTGATGCGCGCTCTCGCTGCTGAGCAGTCGGAAGTGTCGCCAGAACAGCGGCGCGCCATCTGCGAGGCTTTTGAGTCTGCCAATAATACCCATGGCTTAAACCTGACTGCCCATAAATACCCGGGCTTACGCGGCACACTACAAACCGCATCCACTGACTGCGACACAATTGTGGAAGCTGCAGCACTATTACCCGCTTTTGATCAGGCAGTGGAAGGCAACCGCCACCAGGATGATTACGGTTCAGGTCTTGGGATGGCCGAAGAGAAATTTCACTATTATCTCGATCTCAATGACCGCTATGTCTATTTTTATGAGCCGGTTAATGTTGAGTACTTTGCGATGAATAACTGGTCTTTCCTGCAGTCAGGAAGTATTGGCATCGATCGCAAAGATATTGAAAAGGTATTTACCGGGCGTACCGTATTATCGAGCATTTACCAGGATCAGCGTACTAAACAGAACGTGATGAGTTTGCTGACGCCGGTATATGTTGCAGGGCAGCTAAAAGGAATTGTGCTGCTGGATATTAACAAAAACAATCTGCGGAATATCTTTTACACGCATGACCGCCCTCTCCTCTGGCGTTTTCTCAATGTCACGCTAACCGATACAGATTCTGGGCGCGACATTATCATCAACCAGAGCGAAGATAATCTGTTCCAGTATGTCAGTTACGTCCATGACTTACCGGGCGGCATTCGTGTATCGTTATCCATTGATATTCTTTACTTTATCACATCTTCGTGGAAAAGCGTTCTGTTCTGGATTTTGACGGCGTTAATTTTGCTGAATATGGTGCGGATGCACTTCCGTTTATACCAAAACGTGTCGCGAGAAAATATTAGTGATGCGATGACTGGACTGTATAATCGCAAAATTTTAACCCCTGAACTGGAGCAGCGGTTGCAGAAGCTGGTGCAATCCGGTTCTTCGGTGATGTTTATTGCAATTGACATGGACAAGTTAAAGCAAATAAATGACACCCTCGGTCATCAGGAGGGGGATTTAGCGATTACGTTATTAGCTCAGGCGATTAAACAGTCGATTCGTAAAAGTGATTATGCCATCCGACTCGGTGGCGATGAATTCTGCATCATTCTTGTCGATTCGACGCCGCAAATTGCAGCACAACTGCCTGAACGTATCGAAAAACGTCTGCAACATATCGCGCCGCAGAAAGAGATCGGCTTCTCTTCCGGTATTTACGCGATGAAAGAAAACGATACGTTACATGATGCGTATAAAGCTTCCGATGAGCGTTTATATGTCAATAAGCAGAACAAAAACAGCCGTTCATGA
- the dmlR gene encoding DNA-binding transcriptional regulator DmlR — translation MNNLPLLNDLRVFMLVARRAGFASVAEELGVSPAFVSKRIALLEQTLNVVLLHRTTRRVTITEEGERIYEWAQRILQDVGQMMDELSDVRQVPQGMLRIISSFGFGRQVVAPALSALAKAYPQLELRFDVEDRLVDLVNEGVDLDIRIGDDIAPNLIARKLATNYRILCASPEFIAQHGAPKHLTDLSALPCLVIKERDHPFGVWQLRNKEGHHAIKVTGPLSSNHGEIVHQWCLDGQGIALRSWWDVSENIASGHLVQVLPEYYQPANVWAVYVSRLATSAKVRITVEFLRQYFAEHYPNFSLDHA, via the coding sequence ATGAATAATTTACCGCTGCTGAACGATTTGCGCGTCTTTATGCTGGTGGCTCGCCGGGCTGGTTTTGCTTCCGTGGCAGAAGAATTGGGCGTTTCACCGGCGTTCGTCAGCAAGCGCATCGCCTTGCTGGAGCAAACGCTAAACGTGGTGTTGTTACACCGTACCACCCGCCGCGTCACCATTACCGAAGAAGGAGAGCGGATTTATGAATGGGCGCAGCGGATTTTGCAGGATGTCGGTCAAATGATGGACGAACTTTCTGACGTGCGTCAGGTGCCGCAGGGGATGCTGCGTATTATCAGCAGCTTTGGTTTTGGACGACAGGTAGTGGCTCCGGCGTTATCAGCGCTTGCGAAAGCGTATCCGCAACTGGAATTACGTTTTGATGTGGAAGACCGGTTGGTCGATTTGGTCAATGAAGGCGTCGATCTCGATATTCGCATTGGCGATGACATCGCCCCTAATTTAATCGCCCGCAAACTGGCGACCAATTACCGCATTCTCTGCGCGTCGCCGGAATTTATTGCGCAACATGGCGCGCCGAAACATTTAACCGATCTTTCTGCATTGCCGTGCCTGGTCATTAAAGAGCGCGATCATCCTTTTGGTGTCTGGCAATTACGCAATAAAGAAGGCCACCATGCGATTAAAGTTACCGGCCCACTGTCGTCTAATCATGGAGAAATTGTCCATCAGTGGTGTCTCGATGGGCAGGGGATTGCTCTGCGCTCCTGGTGGGATGTTAGCGAAAACATTGCCAGTGGTCATTTAGTACAAGTGCTACCGGAATATTACCAGCCAGCAAATGTCTGGGCCGTTTATGTTTCAAGGCTGGCGACGTCAGCGAAAGTGCGGATAACGGTAGAATTTTTACGCCAGTATTTTGCCGAGCACTACCCGAATTTTTCACTGGACCACGCCTGA
- the yoaK gene encoding YoaK family small membrane protein, which translates to MRIGIIFPVVIFITAVVFLAWFFIGGYAAPGA; encoded by the coding sequence ATGCGAATCGGTATTATTTTTCCGGTTGTAATCTTTATTACAGCGGTCGTATTTTTAGCATGGTTTTTTATTGGCGGCTATGCTGCCCCGGGAGCATAA
- the yoaF gene encoding DUF333 domain-containing lipoprotein YoaF, which translates to MKIISFVLPCLLVLAGCSTPSQPEAPKPPQIGMANPASVYCQQKGGTLIPVQTAQGVSNNCKLPGGETIDEWALWRRDHPAGEK; encoded by the coding sequence ATGAAAATTATCAGTTTTGTTCTGCCTTGCTTGCTGGTCCTGGCTGGTTGTTCAACCCCTTCTCAGCCAGAAGCACCTAAACCGCCGCAGATTGGTATGGCAAATCCGGCGTCGGTCTATTGCCAGCAGAAGGGCGGGACGCTCATTCCTGTGCAGACAGCGCAAGGGGTCAGCAACAATTGCAAATTACCGGGCGGTGAAACGATTGATGAATGGGCATTGTGGCGACGGGACCATCCGGCTGGTGAAAAATAA
- the yoaI gene encoding small membrane protein YoaI, whose amino-acid sequence MNDQMFVETLIITSSFFAIAVVLVLSVLLIERTG is encoded by the coding sequence ATGAACGATCAAATGTTTGTCGAGACACTGATTATCACGTCATCGTTTTTTGCCATTGCTGTTGTGCTGGTTTTGTCCGTTCTGCTTATTGAACGGACAGGCTAG
- the nimT gene encoding 2-nitroimidazole transporter: MTCSTSLSGKNRIVLIAGILMIATTLRVTFTGAAPLLDTIRSAYSLTTAQTGLLTTLPLLAFALISPLAAPVARRFGMERSLFAALLLICAGIAIRSLPSPYLLFGGTAVIGGGIALGNVLLPGLIKRDFPHSVARLTGAYSLTMGAAAALGSAMVVPLALNGFGWQGALLMLMCFPLLALFLWLPQWRSQQHANLSTSRALHTRGIWRSPLAWQVTLFLGINSLVYYVIIGWLPAILISHGYSEAQAGSLHGLLQLATAAPGLLIPLFLHHVKDQRGIAAFVALMCAVGAVGLCFMPAHAITWTLLFGFGSGATMILGLTFIGLRASSAHQAAALSGMAQSVGYLLAACGPPLMGKIHDANGDWSVPLMGVAILSLLMAIFGLCAGRDKEIR; encoded by the coding sequence ATGACCTGTTCAACTTCATTAAGCGGCAAAAACAGGATTGTCCTTATCGCTGGCATTCTGATGATTGCCACAACATTACGCGTCACCTTTACCGGCGCAGCACCGTTACTGGATACGATTCGTTCCGCTTACTCGCTGACCACGGCGCAAACCGGCTTATTGACCACCCTGCCATTATTAGCCTTTGCGCTAATCTCACCGCTGGCTGCCCCGGTGGCGCGACGTTTTGGTATGGAACGTAGCCTGTTTGCCGCGTTACTTTTGATCTGTGCTGGTATTGCAATTCGCTCTCTCCCTTCGCCTTACTTATTATTTGGCGGTACAGCGGTCATTGGCGGTGGGATTGCATTAGGCAATGTCTTACTGCCAGGATTAATTAAACGCGATTTCCCTCATTCCGTCGCCAGACTTACCGGCGCATATTCCCTGACAATGGGAGCTGCGGCGGCACTGGGATCGGCTATGGTCGTGCCGCTGGCTTTGAACGGTTTTGGCTGGCAAGGCGCGTTGCTCATGCTGATGTGTTTTCCTCTGCTGGCTCTTTTTTTATGGCTGCCACAGTGGCGAAGTCAACAACATGCAAATTTGAGTACCTCACGCGCCTTACATACTCGGGGTATCTGGCGTTCGCCGCTTGCCTGGCAGGTAACATTGTTTCTTGGGATCAACTCACTCGTCTATTACGTGATTATTGGCTGGCTTCCGGCGATCCTCATCAGTCACGGCTATAGCGAAGCACAGGCGGGTTCACTGCATGGTTTGCTGCAACTAGCCACAGCAGCTCCCGGTTTGCTGATCCCACTTTTCTTACATCATGTGAAAGATCAGCGTGGTATTGCAGCGTTCGTTGCCTTGATGTGCGCAGTGGGCGCGGTTGGGCTCTGCTTTATGCCAGCACACGCGATCACCTGGACTCTGCTTTTCGGTTTTGGTTCCGGCGCAACAATGATACTGGGGTTGACGTTCATTGGTCTGCGGGCAAGTTCTGCGCATCAGGCGGCGGCACTCTCGGGGATGGCACAATCCGTCGGGTATTTGCTGGCAGCCTGTGGGCCGCCACTGATGGGTAAAATACACGATGCTAACGGTGACTGGTCCGTACCACTGATGGGTGTTGCAATACTTTCACTACTGATGGCGATTTTCGGACTTTGCGCCGGGAGAGACAAAGAAATTCGCTAA